A window of the Miscanthus floridulus cultivar M001 chromosome 14, ASM1932011v1, whole genome shotgun sequence genome harbors these coding sequences:
- the LOC136505850 gene encoding uncharacterized protein isoform X3 has translation MAPLSWRHHTLLQALLHRGPLSERDFHAVFAGVSGKDPATHQQLFNDTLLKINKDLAYLQFELRACINQYDGMVYYGVVNNIVDEESKLGTKYSVPQIAFYKGLLEAIVQEAGNDGSITSIDALNVRLDNQVVIVDGSEDSQSRLPSSIKNFSLSQKEKTLDELIRDRWLSYTSTGKIGLGTRSFLDLRSWFRGNDIPSCVVCNEACIKQASSCPNEGCNVRIHEYCLKKKFSQRKASRACPSCGTEWPCQDGEADGDDDVNEPGEDQASSANRSSWKKRKRVKAELVEENNNAGPSTEVPRRTLRSAKAEAVEAAQEASSAGASQPGRGSKRRKK, from the exons ATGGCGCCGCTGTCGTGGCGGCACCACACCCTTCTGCAGGCGCTGCTCCACCGCGGGCCCCTCTCCGAGCGCGACTTCCACGCCGTCTTCGCCGGCGTCTCCGGCAAGGACCCCG CCACTCATCAACAACTGTTCAATGATACACTTCTAAAGATCAACAAGGATCTCGCCTATTTGCAGTTCGAGTTGCGGGCATGCATAAACCAATATGATGGAATGGTTTATTACGGAGTGGTTAATAACATTGTTGATGAAGAATCTAAGCTCGGAACAAAGTATTCTGTGCCCCAGATTGCATTCTACAAGGGACTG TTAGAAGCAATAGTTCAGGAAGCTGGAAATGATGGGAGCATAACCAGTATTGATGCTCTCAATGTCCGTCTTGACAACCAG GTCGTAATTGTAGACGGTTCAGAGGACAGCCAATCTCGCCTTCCTAGTTCCATAAAGAATTTCTCACTGAGCCAGAAAGAGAAAACGCTTGATGAACTGATACGGGATCGTTGGTTGTCATACACCTCCACAGGCAAGATTGGTCTGGGCACCAGATCATTTCTTGATCTCCGTAGCTGGTTCCGTGGTAATGATATCCCATCCTGTGTTGTCTGCAACGAAGCTTGTATAAAG CAGGCATCAAGTTGTCCAAATGAGGGATGCAATGTTAGAATTCATGAGTACTGCTTGAAGAAGAAATTTTCACAAAGAAAG GCTTCAAGAGCTTGTCCTAGTTGTGGTACTGAATGGCCCTGTCAGGATGGTGAAGCTGATGGCGATGATGATGTGAATGAACCTGGGGAGGATCAAGCCTCATCAGCCAATCGTTCCTCGTGGAAGAAGCGCaagagagtcaaagctgaactGGTGGAAGAAAATAATAATGCAGGCCCATCAACAGAGGTACCTAGGAGGACCTTGAGAAGTGCTAAAGCCGAAGCAGTCGAGGCTGCTCAAGAGGCATCTTCTGCCGGAGCTTCGCAGCCAGGCAGGGGTtccaagagaaggaagaagtag
- the LOC136505850 gene encoding uncharacterized protein isoform X4 yields MAPLSWRHHTLLQALLHRGPLSERDFHAVFAGVSGKDPATHQQLFNDTLLKINKDLAYLQFELRACINQYDGMVYYGVVNNIVDEESKLGTKYSVPQIAFYKGLLEAIVQEAGNDGSITSIDALNVRLDNQVVIVDGSEDSQSRLPSSIKNFSLSQKEKTLDELIRDRWLSYTSTGKIGLGTRSFLDLRSWFRGNDIPSCVVCNEACIKASSCPNEGCNVRIHEYCLKKKFSQRKASRACPSCGTEWPCQDGEADGDDDVNEPGEDQASSANRSSWKKRKRVKAELVEENNNAGPSTEVPRRTLRSAKAEAVEAAQEASSAGASQPGRGSKRRKK; encoded by the exons ATGGCGCCGCTGTCGTGGCGGCACCACACCCTTCTGCAGGCGCTGCTCCACCGCGGGCCCCTCTCCGAGCGCGACTTCCACGCCGTCTTCGCCGGCGTCTCCGGCAAGGACCCCG CCACTCATCAACAACTGTTCAATGATACACTTCTAAAGATCAACAAGGATCTCGCCTATTTGCAGTTCGAGTTGCGGGCATGCATAAACCAATATGATGGAATGGTTTATTACGGAGTGGTTAATAACATTGTTGATGAAGAATCTAAGCTCGGAACAAAGTATTCTGTGCCCCAGATTGCATTCTACAAGGGACTG TTAGAAGCAATAGTTCAGGAAGCTGGAAATGATGGGAGCATAACCAGTATTGATGCTCTCAATGTCCGTCTTGACAACCAG GTCGTAATTGTAGACGGTTCAGAGGACAGCCAATCTCGCCTTCCTAGTTCCATAAAGAATTTCTCACTGAGCCAGAAAGAGAAAACGCTTGATGAACTGATACGGGATCGTTGGTTGTCATACACCTCCACAGGCAAGATTGGTCTGGGCACCAGATCATTTCTTGATCTCCGTAGCTGGTTCCGTGGTAATGATATCCCATCCTGTGTTGTCTGCAACGAAGCTTGTATAAAG GCATCAAGTTGTCCAAATGAGGGATGCAATGTTAGAATTCATGAGTACTGCTTGAAGAAGAAATTTTCACAAAGAAAG GCTTCAAGAGCTTGTCCTAGTTGTGGTACTGAATGGCCCTGTCAGGATGGTGAAGCTGATGGCGATGATGATGTGAATGAACCTGGGGAGGATCAAGCCTCATCAGCCAATCGTTCCTCGTGGAAGAAGCGCaagagagtcaaagctgaactGGTGGAAGAAAATAATAATGCAGGCCCATCAACAGAGGTACCTAGGAGGACCTTGAGAAGTGCTAAAGCCGAAGCAGTCGAGGCTGCTCAAGAGGCATCTTCTGCCGGAGCTTCGCAGCCAGGCAGGGGTtccaagagaaggaagaagtag
- the LOC136505850 gene encoding uncharacterized protein isoform X1, whose translation MAPLSWRQRHHTLLQALLSRCPLAEPDFLALFAAVSDRDPATHQQLFNDTLLKINKDLAYLQFELRACINQYDGMVYYGVVNNIVDEESKLGTKYSVPQIAFYKGLLEAIVQEAGNDGSITSIDALNVRLDNQVVIVDGSEDSQSRLPSSIKNFSLSQKEKTLDELIRDRWLSYTSTGKIGLGTRSFLDLRSWFRGNDIPSCVVCNEACIKQASSCPNEGCNVRIHEYCLKKKFSQRKASRACPSCGTEWPCQDGEADGDDDVNEPGEDQASSANRSSWKKRKRVKAELVEENNNAGPSTEVPRRTLRSAKAEAVEAAQEASSAGASQPGRGSKRRKK comes from the exons ATGGCGCCTCTCTCGTGGCGGCAGCGGCACCACACGCTGCTGCAGGCGCTGCTCTCCCGCTGCCCCCTTGCCGAGCCTGACTTCCTCGCGCTGTTTGCTGCTGTCTCCGACAGGGACCCCG CCACTCATCAACAACTGTTCAATGATACACTTCTAAAGATCAACAAGGATCTCGCCTATTTGCAGTTCGAGTTGCGGGCATGCATAAACCAATATGATGGAATGGTTTATTACGGAGTGGTTAATAACATTGTTGATGAAGAATCTAAGCTCGGAACAAAGTATTCTGTGCCCCAGATTGCATTCTACAAGGGACTG TTAGAAGCAATAGTTCAGGAAGCTGGAAATGATGGGAGCATAACCAGTATTGATGCTCTCAATGTCCGTCTTGACAACCAG GTCGTAATTGTAGACGGTTCAGAGGACAGCCAATCTCGCCTTCCTAGTTCCATAAAGAATTTCTCACTGAGCCAGAAAGAGAAAACGCTTGATGAACTGATACGGGATCGTTGGTTGTCATACACCTCCACAGGCAAGATTGGTCTGGGCACCAGATCATTTCTTGATCTCCGTAGCTGGTTCCGTGGTAATGATATCCCATCCTGTGTTGTCTGCAACGAAGCTTGTATAAAG CAGGCATCAAGTTGTCCAAATGAGGGATGCAATGTTAGAATTCATGAGTACTGCTTGAAGAAGAAATTTTCACAAAGAAAG GCTTCAAGAGCTTGTCCTAGTTGTGGTACTGAATGGCCCTGTCAGGATGGTGAAGCTGATGGCGATGATGATGTGAATGAACCTGGGGAGGATCAAGCCTCATCAGCCAATCGTTCCTCGTGGAAGAAGCGCaagagagtcaaagctgaactGGTGGAAGAAAATAATAATGCAGGCCCATCAACAGAGGTACCTAGGAGGACCTTGAGAAGTGCTAAAGCCGAAGCAGTCGAGGCTGCTCAAGAGGCATCTTCTGCCGGAGCTTCGCAGCCAGGCAGGGGTtccaagagaaggaagaagtag
- the LOC136505850 gene encoding uncharacterized protein isoform X2, with product MAPLSWRQRHHTLLQALLSRCPLAEPDFLALFAAVSDRDPATHQQLFNDTLLKINKDLAYLQFELRACINQYDGMVYYGVVNNIVDEESKLGTKYSVPQIAFYKGLLEAIVQEAGNDGSITSIDALNVRLDNQVVIVDGSEDSQSRLPSSIKNFSLSQKEKTLDELIRDRWLSYTSTGKIGLGTRSFLDLRSWFRGNDIPSCVVCNEACIKASSCPNEGCNVRIHEYCLKKKFSQRKASRACPSCGTEWPCQDGEADGDDDVNEPGEDQASSANRSSWKKRKRVKAELVEENNNAGPSTEVPRRTLRSAKAEAVEAAQEASSAGASQPGRGSKRRKK from the exons ATGGCGCCTCTCTCGTGGCGGCAGCGGCACCACACGCTGCTGCAGGCGCTGCTCTCCCGCTGCCCCCTTGCCGAGCCTGACTTCCTCGCGCTGTTTGCTGCTGTCTCCGACAGGGACCCCG CCACTCATCAACAACTGTTCAATGATACACTTCTAAAGATCAACAAGGATCTCGCCTATTTGCAGTTCGAGTTGCGGGCATGCATAAACCAATATGATGGAATGGTTTATTACGGAGTGGTTAATAACATTGTTGATGAAGAATCTAAGCTCGGAACAAAGTATTCTGTGCCCCAGATTGCATTCTACAAGGGACTG TTAGAAGCAATAGTTCAGGAAGCTGGAAATGATGGGAGCATAACCAGTATTGATGCTCTCAATGTCCGTCTTGACAACCAG GTCGTAATTGTAGACGGTTCAGAGGACAGCCAATCTCGCCTTCCTAGTTCCATAAAGAATTTCTCACTGAGCCAGAAAGAGAAAACGCTTGATGAACTGATACGGGATCGTTGGTTGTCATACACCTCCACAGGCAAGATTGGTCTGGGCACCAGATCATTTCTTGATCTCCGTAGCTGGTTCCGTGGTAATGATATCCCATCCTGTGTTGTCTGCAACGAAGCTTGTATAAAG GCATCAAGTTGTCCAAATGAGGGATGCAATGTTAGAATTCATGAGTACTGCTTGAAGAAGAAATTTTCACAAAGAAAG GCTTCAAGAGCTTGTCCTAGTTGTGGTACTGAATGGCCCTGTCAGGATGGTGAAGCTGATGGCGATGATGATGTGAATGAACCTGGGGAGGATCAAGCCTCATCAGCCAATCGTTCCTCGTGGAAGAAGCGCaagagagtcaaagctgaactGGTGGAAGAAAATAATAATGCAGGCCCATCAACAGAGGTACCTAGGAGGACCTTGAGAAGTGCTAAAGCCGAAGCAGTCGAGGCTGCTCAAGAGGCATCTTCTGCCGGAGCTTCGCAGCCAGGCAGGGGTtccaagagaaggaagaagtag
- the LOC136505540 gene encoding receptor-like protein EIX2, with protein MIARLLHLQGAAAAVFVLILSVTLSSSFSAHARAVSARCCVASECEALISFKKSFVDPNGLLSSWRGEDCCGWKGVRCDNQTGHVIKLDLRGPEDFTEEFKRRGQIMNSTIIAALPHLRYLDLSFNDFNYSINEPLSFLGALNNLRYLNLSSADYSGSIPWQLGNLSRLQHLDLSSFPDVYVSDLTWLPHLSSLRSLVMSSWNLSSASDWVSKVNMLPNLKTLDLSCCLLNSKIFQLSHSNLTHLEILDLSYIPFNSFLQHSWFWDVTTIKKLYLSSCGWSGPIPAALANMSSLEVLYIDQNSISGIVPTALKNLCSLQLLNLEYNSINADMIGRLPQCSWSKLRELHLNAANLTGQLPAWIGNLTSLSYLDLSSNMLVGSIPSGIGNMRSLSYLALSRNMLVGSIPSGIGNMRSLGYLDLSSNMLSGSIPSGIGKMRSLSYLALSRNMLHGNVPSGIGALSNLTDLTLGNNNFSSVLSKEHFASLVNLEYLDIENTSLKLDFGEDWVPPFRLISAYFLSCDLGPQFPAWLRWQMGIQELDISNTKINDVLPHWFWVAFPNASILNLSRNKLSGTLPPKLELPLVQSMDLSGNSLSGKLPANLTAPHLGSLDLYNNHFTGTIPPYVCNGFWEINLSNNQLTGGFPHCQNNKSSSSLSMLDLRNNNLSGEFPHFLQYAANLNFLDLSYNRLSGSVPIWVAEKMPSLEVLILRSNMFHGHLPRQLSRIVGLHYLDVAHNNISGIIPSSLARLRAMADPRETDMMYSFDNYSSDSISTFIKDRELNYTHEFTKRTVLIDLSSNGFIGQIPKKLTLLKGLRSLNLSNNQLSGPIPYDIGSLKELESLDLSYNYFSGNIPSSLSDLTFLSCLNLSYNNLSGTIPSGQQLQTLNDQYMYIGNPGLCGPPLLKNCSMNVTNPTVSQHHEGGRSSFYISMSMGFIMGLWIVFCTMLFMKTWRIAYFQLLDQLYDKLYVQLAINKAAILRKFGSKEI; from the coding sequence ATGATTGCTCGGCTACTCCATCttcaaggagctgctgctgcagtcTTCGTCTTGATCCTTTCCGTGACACTGTCCTCGTCCTTTTCTGCTCACGCAAGGGCGGTCTCGGCTCGTTGCTGCGTTGCAAGCGAGTGCGAGGCACTCATCTCCTTCAAGAAAAGCTTCGTAGACCCTAACGGGCTCCTCTCGTCATGGCGAGGCGAAGACTGCTGCGGGTGGAAGGGAGTCCGGTGCGACAACCAAACCGGCCATGTCATCAAACTTGACCTCCGTGGCCCTGAGGACTTTACGGAAGAGTTCAAACGGAGAGGTCAGATCATGAACTCCACCATTATTGCTGCCTTACCACATCTGAGATACTTGGATCTCAGCTTCAACGACTTCAATTATAGCATAAACGAACCTTTGTCGTTTCTGGGTGCCCTCAACAATCTAAGGTACCTCAACCTCTCCTCTGCTGATTATTCGGGGAGTATACCTTGGCAGCTTGGTAACCTTTCTCGCTTGCAGCACCTTGATCTTAGCAGTTTTCCGGACGTATACGTATCAGATCTTACATGGCTTCCACATCTATCTTCACTAAGGAGCCTTGTTATGAGCTCATGGAACCTCAGCTCCGCAAGTGATTGGGTGAGCAAGGTTAACATGCTGCCTAATCTGAAAACCCTCGACCTGTCTTGTTGTCTACTTAACAGCAAAATCTTTCAACTTTCCCATTCTAACCTCACACATCTTGAGATCCTTGATTTGTCTTACATTCCATTTAACTCGTTCCTCCAACACAGCTGGTTTTGGGATGTCACTACCATCAAGAAGCTTTATCTCTCTTCCTGTGGATGGTCTGGGCCCATCCCTGCTGCATTAGCAAACATGTCCTCGCTTGAGGTCTTATATATAGATCAGAATTCCATATCAGGTATCGTTCCAACGGCCTTGAAAAATTTGTGCAGTTTGCAGTTACTCAATTTGGAATACAACAGTATCAATGCGGACATGATAGGGAGACTACCGCAGTGTTCATGGAGCAAGTTGCGTGAGCTACACTTGAATGCTGCAAATTTGACTGGGCAGTTGCCGGCTTGGATAGGAAATCTGACTAGTCTCAGCTACCTTGACCTATCATCGAACATGTTGGTTGGTTCTATACCATCTGGGATAGGAAACATGAGGAGTCTGAGTTACCTTGCCCTCTCTCGCAACATGTTGGTTGGTTCTATACCTTCTGGGATAGGAAACATGAGGAGTCTAGGTTACCTTGACCTATCATCAAACATGTTGAGTGGTTCTATACCATCTGGGATAGGAAAAATGAGGAGTCTAAGTTACCTTGCCCTCTCTCGCAACATGCTGCATGGTAATGTACCTAGTGGGATTGGAGCACTTAGTAATTTAACTGACTTGACCCTTGGCAACAACAACTTCAGCAGTGTGCTTTCAAAAGAACATTTTGCTAGTCTCGTGAACCTTGAGTATCTAGACATTGAAAACACCTCCCTGAAATTGGATTTTGGTGAAGATTGGGTTCCTCCGTTTAGATTAATATCTGCATATTTTCTGTCATGTGACCTGGGGCCCCAGTTTCCTGCCTGGTTGAGATGGCAAATGGGCATACAAGAGCTTGATATCTCAAACACAAAGATAAATGATGTTTTGCCACACTGGTTCTGGGTTGCATTTCCTAACGCTTCCATATTGAACTTGTCAAGAAATAAACTCAGTGGTACTTTACCACCAAAGTTGGAGCTGCCGCTCGTACAAAGCATGGATCTCTCTGGAAATTCTTTATCGGGGAAGCTACCAGCAAATCTCACAGCTCCCCACCTAGGTAGTTTGGATCTCTACAACAATCATTTCACAGGCACCATCCCACCATACGTATGTAATGGCTTCTGGGAAATAAACCTATCGAACAATCAACTAACAGGGGGTTTTCCACATTGTCAAAATAACAAGTCTTCATCTTCTTTATCTATGCTAGACTTGAGAAATAACAATCTGTCTGGTGAATTTCCTCACTTCCTTCAATATGCTGCAAATTTAAACTTTCTTGACCTTTCATATAATAGGCTCTCTGGAAGTGTGCCAATATGGGTAGCAGAGAAAATGCCCAGCTTAGAGGTGCTGATCCTAAGGTCGAATATGTTTCACGGTCACCTTCCTAGGCAGCTATCAAGGATTGTTGGGCTTCATTACCTGGACGTAGCACACAACAACATATCAGGAATTATACCTTCGTCCCTAGCAAGGTTGAGAGCCATGGCAGATCCGCGTGAAACAGATATGATGTATTCGTTTGATAATTACAGTAGCGACAGCATATCAACATTCATAAAAGATCGAGAGCTTAACTATACCCATGAATTCACAAAACGTACTGTGTTGATAGATTTATCAAGTAATGGTTTCATTGGACAGATTCCGAAGAAACTAACTTTACTCAAGGGACTTCGGAGTTTGAATCTATCTAACAACCAGTTAAGTGGACCGATTCCATATGATATTGGTTCTTTAAAGGAACTGGAATCCCTCGACCTATCTTACAATTATTTCAGTGGCAACATACCGTCAAGTTTATCAGATCTAACATTCTTGAGCTGCCTCAATTTGTCGTACAACAATTTATCAGGAACAATCCCCTCAGGACAACAGCTGCAAACACTTAACGATCAGTATATGTACATTGGCAATCCCGGACTTTGTGGGCCTCCTCTTCTGAAGAATTGCTCGATGAATGTAACGAATCCAACTGTTAGTCAACATCATGAAGGTGGCAGATCATCTTTTTACATCAgcatgagcatgggatttataATGGGTCTTTGGATTGTATTTTGTACCATGTTGTTCATGAAAACATGGAGGATTGCTTACTTTCAGCTTTTGGACCAGTTATATGACAAGCTTTATGTGCAACTGGCTATCAACAAGGCTGCCATTCTGAGGAAATTTGGAAGCAAAGAGATTTGA